CGTAATGTAACTTCTAAAAAGTTAATTTCAGTGGGGAATCAGTTGTTCCCTACTAAAGTACAAGGACTTGTTGAGTTTGCGACACATACGGAAAATACTGTAAAAGCAGTATTATTTAAGACAAAATTTACAGATATGGCTGGACATTGGGCAACAGCTTTTGTAGAAGCGTTGTTTAGCAAAAAGTTGATAAGTCCTTTTCCTGATGGCACTTTCCAACCAGATGCGCCCATAACTCGCGCTCAATACGCTGCTTTGGTAGCAGGTGCTTTTCATCCTGTTACCAAACGCCAAGTTCCTGAATTTACAGATATTTCAAAAGATTATTGGGCTTATGATGCCATTCGCGTTGCAGCGCAGTCCGGTTTTGTGAGTGGCTTTAGCAATCTGACCTTTCGACCAGAGCAATATGTCTTGAGATTGCAGGCGATCGTTTCCTTAGTAAGTGGGCTTTCCCTGTCGGCAACATTTAGCGAAGACTTGGTTAATTATAGCGATCGCAATACCATTCCCAAAGCGGCTCTGACTGCAGTTGCGACCGCAACACAAAATAAAATTATTGTTAATTTTCCCGATCCCAACCTCATTCAAGTGAATCGAGAAGCAACACGAGCCGAAGTAGCCGCGATGGTTTACCAGGCATTGGTAGCAATCGGAACAGTTCCTGCTATTCATTCGCCTTATATCGTCTCTCTTCCCATAATGGAAGTAGAATAAAAGCACCTGTTGATTGACTGGGGAACTCTTGACAAACAAAACTGTAGCTAAAAATACGACAGGCTATGAGAGGGGAGCAAAATTTATGTCTATTGCCTGCAATCGATAGCGAGATGTTTACAGCAAACCCGCCGGAAACTTCTGCCGACTTAGCAGTAGCTTTATTAATTCATTATAGTTTTGACCTGAGTGGCTACAGCGCCATTGAGCTTGTGGAACTTTGGCAAAAGCAATACCCAAGCAACTGGTTGCACTTAGCAGCGATCGAAGCACTGTATCAAGGTCGATATAAAGCAATTTCAGTGCAGCAAATATTAACTTGCTGGCAAAGGAGAGGACAAGTCATTTTCCATTTCAACATGGAATTTGAACGTTTGATTTGCAGCAAATTTCCCCAAAGCCTAACTGCACTTCCCAGACTATCCCCAGTTACTGCGTTCACTTCAGGATATGAGGAAAAGTTCCCCCTGGTTGCAGAGTCATTGCCTCAGACAGATTTGTCATCACAGATACCTGATGTTGGGGCGATCTCCGAGGAAACAAATGGAGTCAACGCATCTATTGACTTGACGCCGGGACAGGAAGAAATTTCACAATCTTGCCCAGAGGAGATAGTCCCAGTTACGACTAACAATCCGCCTATCGGTCAATTTACTCCAGAAACACGGGCAGGTTCTGAGTCTTTTACATCAAAATTGAAAGCAATTTCCCATGAAAAACCGCCTTCCAGAAGATTGCTGTCCGGACGAGGTGTGCGAGCGAGTTTGGTATAATTTTTATTAGTAAAGGCAATTTAACTGTATTGATGAGAATTAACTCTATTCTGCAAAGTAATGGTGAGGCCTGATACAACTGCAATTAATTCATCAGGATCAAATGGTTTCGCTAGATGGTTCGTAATTGTATTGAGGGAAAATTTGGTGAGCCAGCGCGTTGGGCGGGTTCCCCGACTTGAAGCGACTGAGATTCTTCCCTTTCCACCAATAACGAGGGCTACCACACTAGAGACAAACCTTATTATGTTTGCGCTCCTTAATTTGCTTAAGCGCTAGTTGGGTTGCTGCTAACTTCTCAGCAACTCCACAAACTTTACCTGTGGTAATTTTACCTTTCCCGCCTCCAACAAATCGCAACACCAAAAGGATAAAAATCAGTCCATCTATTGTTAATAGTCCTTCTGGATTACTGAATTGTTTGAACAAGCCACCTAAATCAATTGAAGAACGTGGAATTGGCGATCCTGTTTGTGATTTAGTAATTGTAGGTTGATTTAATGCCTGATTTAACAAAAATTTATAATGAAAACTCATAAATCTGATTAAAGTCGTTGTTCAATGTTCAACTATCTTGAATCGCTATTTGTAGCTACAAACTACTCAAAATAGACAAGTCAGGTTAACAACGATACAAACAGTTTGGTTCTGTCAAGAGACGGATTATAAGCTAGTCAAATGTAGGCGTTGCAGTAGGTATCGGCCAAGGAGTCGGGGTTGGACTTGAATTATTAGTCAGTGAACCGGGACAATCACCGGAGCGTTTATCTTCATAAGCTGCAACAGAGACAAATTTGTAGGAAGTACTAGAACTGTTAGTGCAAACAATTTTCACAAGTTCTACTTTAGGATTCTTGCGATCGCCCGACGGCAAAAACTCAATATCACCAGAAGCTCCAGTAATTTTCAATTTTCCTGAGGAGAGAGCCTGTTGTATTCCACTTCGAGTCAGATTGCTCTGAATTGCCGCAATCAAAGCCTGTGTTGCATCATAGGCAAGGGCAGTTCGCCAGTTCACTATAGCACCTTCACCCCAAAGCTTCTGAGATTTACTGACAAAGTTTCGATTGGGAGCTCTATCAATATGCCAAAAAGCTGCTACCACCATCCCAACTGCTGTGTCTCCAACTTTCAAAGTGTCTGGGGTGTAAACATCATCTCCTGCTAAAATATTGAGGTTCTTCCCCTTGGCAGACCTAATCACTTCCAGCGCTTTTGGTAAAGTACTCGTATCGGCGGCTAACATTAGTACTTGGGTACCTTTATCAATGGCCTGTTTTACACTCAAAGCGGCATTAAAATTCTGCTCATACAAATCATACCAATTAACTTCACGCACCTGTCCTTTTGCATTTAAATCAGAATTTTTGAAATCACACTTCTGTTCTTTTGCATCTACAACAGCATTCCTGAACTCACACGCAAGTGACTTACTGTAGTTACTATTAGAATTGTAAAAAATTGTTACATTATTATTTTTATTTAAATTTTGGAACATATAATTCTTTAATGCTTGTGCAGTATCACTATCACTGGGAACTGTGCGGAAAATATACGGTTTAGAGTTTTTTGAAGGGTGAAAATTTTTTGTAAGGTCAACAGAAGTACTGATGGGAGTAATGGCTACAAGTTTTTCGGATGTATAAATATCTTTTGCTGCTATGGTGACACCACTAGCGTAGTGACCGACTACACCTAATACATCAGAATTATTTGCCAAGGCTGTAGCAACTTGTTTAGCAACTTTTGGATCATTATCGTCCGATGCGATCGCTACCTTCAAACGTGCTTGACTACGTCCTCTTGTTGAATTAAATTCATTTTGAGCTTGGGCTACCCCACGTAAAATTTCTAAAGAATTATTATAATTTTCTAAAGAATTATTTTTCTCTTTAAGAAGGGGTACAGATACAGCAATGGTGTAGCTTTCTGCAGTGCCAATTTCGGCGTTGTTAGAGAAAATACGTGCTTCTGGATCGTTAAGAAACTCGTTCAGCGATTTATCTAAATAAGTCTGTGCTTGCTGCCAGTCCTTCTCTTTTATCCTGTTCATCCCATCTGTTTTATTCGAGGAAGGCTTTCCTGGAATTAAACTTTTCTCACCAAAACTAATGCGTTCTTCAGCTACCCAACGTTGACCAGACCACAATGTACCAAAGCACAATAATCCCAATAAGAGCACGGAAACCAAAAAAAGAGCAATCCAAGCAAATGTTATGCGCCATTCTGCCATGTATTATTTTCCTTTAAAAATTTCACGATTGCTACTTCTAGGTCTACAAAATTCATTCACGAGGTGAAATAGGATGCTTAAGCGTTCGACCTCGCCAAGTCCAACCCCAACCCGTCTCAGTCTTAATCACTGAAGCAATGGCAATGACTGCAACCAGTAGACCTCCCAAACCATGCAGCCACCAGTATTTTGGAGAGCTACGAAATGCTTGTGCTGTTAGTGTCCGCAAATTGTACTGGAGGAGAATAGCAATCAAAGCTAGACAAATTGCCAGCAAGTCAACCGTTTTCCAACCAATTAAAAAACTTTTACTAAACACAATGACTAATACTAGCCAAGGAATCACATAAATATTTAGCATTAGCAGAGCTAGGGATACCATTAGCCACAAGCTTCTTTGGGCACCCGAGTACAAAACTTTAGTCCAACCTTCCCAAAGTGATGCCCAAGAGCGGTACATCCTTAATTTTGCTAAATTTGCTCCTAAGAAGTGTTGCAACTTCAAACCACTCTCTTTAATGCGTCGAGCCAAAGCTACATCCTCAGCAACACAGCTTGCAACTGCTTGATGTCCTCCTATTTTCTCGTAAGATGAGCGTTGAAACAGCATAAAAGGTCCTGCTGCAAAAGCTGTTTTGGTTTTAGGGTCTTTTACTGCCACAGAGTTCAAAGAAATCAGCAGATTAATAAACATTAGTGGCTGTACCAACCACTCTACTAAAGACCCACAAACTACTGCTGGTATACAATTTAATAAGTCTATTTGTTTTGATTCCGCTGCTTGAACCACTGTTTCAATTGCTCTTGGCTTCAGTCGGACATCAGCATCAATGAAGAGCAAGAATTCTCCAAAAGCTCGTTTAGCAGCTTGAGTACAAGCCCAGTTTTTACCCGTCCACACTTGTTCCGCTGGTCGGGGTTTTCCTGGCAAAATTTTCAGCCGTGAATCACTGAGATTTTTTTTAAGGGTGTTGAGAATTGTTAGGGTATTATCAGTAGATTGGTCATCTACTACCCAAAGTTCAAACTTGTCAACTAATAAACTTGTGCTATACAAAATAGATATAACGCAATCTTGGATATTATCTGCCTCGTTATAGGCTGGAACAATCACTGAAACTTTGGGAAATCCAGAATTAAGAAAATTCTCAGATAATATATCTCTTGATAGACATAGTTGCGGTATCTCGACCATTGCCTGTCGTAAATAACGTAAGTAAGTAATCAAACTAAGCAGAGAAGAAAATAG
This genomic interval from Scytonema hofmannii PCC 7110 contains the following:
- a CDS encoding ABC transporter substrate-binding protein, with the protein product MAEWRITFAWIALFLVSVLLLGLLCFGTLWSGQRWVAEERISFGEKSLIPGKPSSNKTDGMNRIKEKDWQQAQTYLDKSLNEFLNDPEARIFSNNAEIGTAESYTIAVSVPLLKEKNNSLENYNNSLEILRGVAQAQNEFNSTRGRSQARLKVAIASDDNDPKVAKQVATALANNSDVLGVVGHYASGVTIAAKDIYTSEKLVAITPISTSVDLTKNFHPSKNSKPYIFRTVPSDSDTAQALKNYMFQNLNKNNNVTIFYNSNSNYSKSLACEFRNAVVDAKEQKCDFKNSDLNAKGQVREVNWYDLYEQNFNAALSVKQAIDKGTQVLMLAADTSTLPKALEVIRSAKGKNLNILAGDDVYTPDTLKVGDTAVGMVVAAFWHIDRAPNRNFVSKSQKLWGEGAIVNWRTALAYDATQALIAAIQSNLTRSGIQQALSSGKLKITGASGDIEFLPSGDRKNPKVELVKIVCTNSSSTSYKFVSVAAYEDKRSGDCPGSLTNNSSPTPTPWPIPTATPTFD
- a CDS encoding glycosyltransferase; this translates as MVILLVLFSSLLSLITYLRYLRQAMVEIPQLCLSRDILSENFLNSGFPKVSVIVPAYNEADNIQDCVISILYSTSLLVDKFELWVVDDQSTDNTLTILNTLKKNLSDSRLKILPGKPRPAEQVWTGKNWACTQAAKRAFGEFLLFIDADVRLKPRAIETVVQAAESKQIDLLNCIPAVVCGSLVEWLVQPLMFINLLISLNSVAVKDPKTKTAFAAGPFMLFQRSSYEKIGGHQAVASCVAEDVALARRIKESGLKLQHFLGANLAKLRMYRSWASLWEGWTKVLYSGAQRSLWLMVSLALLMLNIYVIPWLVLVIVFSKSFLIGWKTVDLLAICLALIAILLQYNLRTLTAQAFRSSPKYWWLHGLGGLLVAVIAIASVIKTETGWGWTWRGRTLKHPISPRE